One genomic region from Anopheles bellator chromosome 2, idAnoBellAS_SP24_06.2, whole genome shotgun sequence encodes:
- the LOC131212187 gene encoding protein CREBRF homolog has product MMSSFGGLQSGGAYHHYQEIEVADDGSLLAVVKQEQDSFIPSPPHNNFPATIGHSIQQQQQQQQLQQHQQHQQHHSMMDALSSNPMLTTASMPIPPRNNLNHQRMMMGGGGGGGGGVGGVGGPVGSDLDFAVEMETFRQVGQLLHDVGGGGGGGGGGGGGPGGSIANNAVGVGGIVGSFATVLPTQIDTIFTMQSGWENTILTSEGIDIGTITVPMMDSWNVSNGNDGSLGQIISPSSTTSSSVTQITDGQQQLLAPGVVGLPASGLGGGQQMMEEFEIYPLDDFGDGFMCNDLNTIDGLFHDDITLLGQPLSQQSPNLSGDSGSGSAIILSPSLPQQILGRSGGGLNLLADNSLGGSSANSNSLSGFSSAMQLSNDPMVTASSFNAINVSNNLLAYDEQTRSSTSPFDLYTKHEPHSAVQSPLAFSPSSHGSSPSITDGGGLLMMGGGAGGTLQAAGAQQLLQQQLQSTLNNNHVYGSGRRSGDSSGGGPSPTISAGKLIKNNTNNNNNESIKNQNISGSVGSMEPQQMPQRAARRGINFSRNSGNVGQVQHNPKYSTLQQLLMSNTPELRSGGFLGQSVPSSSSGLLSPGSYSGRRLLQAAAGGSTASSSVGGGGVSVGSSAGTSGLGTTSGGTVISRLSSSAPTHISGFEQIWQRREPRPHLLSTGSLAEAGSTSSLSTGGILSPEAPDYSHDEGYSDDSDHYEDYSSCEDSDSEDTGRVSSSVGSGSKAKRYFWQYNVQAKGPKGQRLVIKTQAEDPHVLNAVTDPVFSPHCSVRGIKNLRLQHSGKARKGDGNDLTPNPRKLHNIGKELDKLGRVINDMKPVSELPFNARPKTRKEKNKLASRACRLKKKAQHEANKIKLYGLETEHKRLMNGIFQLKQILVGKYNKTITIDDAEEYKQQLDGLVQTSSKIKIAGNSTEFVNKMLENIRAGNNISIDTVLETF; this is encoded by the exons ATGATGAGCAGCTTCGGTGGCTTGCAGAGCGGAGGCGCCTATCATCATTACCAGGAGATCGAGGTTGCCGACGACGGTAGCTTGTTGGCGGTCGTGAAGCAGGAGCAAGACTCGTTCATCCCTTCACCACCGCACAATAACTTTCCGGCCACAATCGGTCATagcatccagcagcagcagcaacagcagcagcttcagcagcatcagcagcatcagcagcatcactCAATGATGGACGCACTGAGCAGCAACCCGATGCTGACGACGGCCTCGATGCCGATTCCTCCGCGCAACAACTTGAACCACCAGCGCatgatgatgggtggtggcggcgggggcggtggtggtgttggggGCGTTGGTGGCCCCGTTGGCTCGGATCTGGATTTCGCCGTTGAGATGGAAACGTTCCGTCAGGTTGGCCAGTTACTGCACGATgttgggggtggtggtggcggcggcggcggtggtggtggtggacccGGTGGGTCCATTGCGAACAACGCGGTCGGTGTCGGAGGGATCGTGGGCAGTTTTGCCACCGTGTTGCCGACACAGATAGATACCATCTTCACTATGCAGAGTGGGTGGGAAAACACCATCCTTACATCCGAGGGCATCGACATCGGGACGATCACGGTGCCGATGATGGACTCTTGGAACGTGTCGAACGGAAACGATGGGTCGCTGGGGCAAATAATTTCCCCCTCGTCGACGACGTCTTCTTCAGTGACACAGATTACGGATGGCCAACAGCAGTTGCTGGCGCCAGGAGTCGTGGGACTGCCGGCCTCAGGtcttggcggtggccagcaaatGATGGAAGAGTTTGAGATCTATCCGCTCGACGACTTTGGCGATGGGTTTATGTGCAATGATCTCAACACGATCGATGGTCTGTTTCATGATGATATTACGCTGCTCGGGCAGCCGCTCAGTCAACAATCGCCAAATCTGAGCGGAGACAGCGGTAGCGGCAGTGCCATCATCCTTTCGCCAAGCCTCCCCCAGCAGATCCTTGGCCGCTCCGGAGGTGGGTTGAATCTGTTGGCTGATAATTCGCTCGGGGGCAGCAGCGCCAACAGTAACAGCTTGTCAGGATTCAGCTCGGCAATGCAGCTTTCGAACGATCCGATGGTAACGGCCAGCAGCTTCAATGCGATCAACGTGAGCAACAATCTGCTAGCGTACGACGAGCAGACGCGCAGCTCGACCTCACCGTTCGATCTCTACACGAAGCATGAACCGCACAGTGCCGTCCAGTCGCCGCTCGCGTTCTCGCCGAGCAGCCACGGATCGAGCCCTTCGATcaccgatggcggtggcctgCTGATGATGGGTGGCGGCGCCGGTGGTACTCTGCAGGCAGCTGGAGCACAGCAactgctccagcagcagctgcagagTACGCTCAACAATAACCATGTGTACGGAAGTGGTCGTCGTAGTGGCGATTctagcggcggtggccccagcCCGACCATCAGCGCTGGGAAGCTGATCAAGAACAAcaccaataacaacaacaatgagtCAATAAAGAACCAAAACATCAGTGGCAGCGTCGGAAGCATGGAACCACAGCAGATGCCCCAGCGGGCGGCCCGGCGCGGTATTAATTTCAGTCGGAACAGTGGCAACGTCGGCCAGGTGCAGCATAATCCGAAGTACTCcacgctgcagcagctgctgatgAGCAACACGCCGGAGCTCCGAAGCGGGGGATTTCTGGGCCAGTCCGTGCCGAGCTCCTCTTCCGGGTTGCTGAGCCCCGGAAGCTACTCGGGCCGTCGTTTGCTGCAGGCAGCGGCTGGTGGATCCACGGCGAGCAGCTcggttggtggcggtggtgtttcGGTTGGGTCAAGTGCTGGCACTTCCGGGCTCGGGACCACTAGCGGTGGTACGGTGATATCGCGCCTTTCTTCGTCCGCTCCAACACACATCTCGGGCTTCGAGCAGATCTGGCAACGGCGTGAACCACGGCCCCACCTGCTGTCAACAGGCAGTCTAGCCGAGGCCGGCTCGACGTCTTCCCTCAGCACCGGAGGTATCCTCAGTCCGGAAGCTCCTGATTATTCACACGACGAGGGCTACTCTGACGATAGCGACCATTACGAAGATTATTCCAGCTGCGAAG ATTCCGACAGCGAGGACACAGGGCGCGTTTCGAGCAGCgttggcagtggcagcaagGCAAAGCGTTATTTCTGGCAGTACAACGTACAGGCCAAGGGACCGAAGGGACAGCGGCTGGTGATCAAAACGCAGGCCGAGGATCCACACGTACTGAACGCGGTCACCGATCCGGTCTTCAGTCCTCACTGCTCCGTGCGTGGCATCAAG AATCTACGCTTACAGCATAGCGGCAAGGCGCGGAAGGGCGACGGTAACGATCTGACACCGAACCCGCGTAAACTGCACAACATTGGTAAGGAGCTGGACAAGCTGGGCCGCGTCATCAACGACATGAAGCCGGTAAGTGAGCTGCCGTTTAATGCGCGCCCAAAGACACGCAAAGAAAAGAACAAGCTGGCGTCCCGAGCCTGTCGGTTGAAGAAGAAGGCACAGCACGAGGCGAACAAAATCAAGCTTTACGGGCTGGAAACGGAACACA AACGCCTGATGAACGGTATCTTTCAATTGAAGCAAATTTTGGTGGGCAAGTACAACAAAACGATAACGATCGACGATGCGGAAGAGTACAAACAGCAGCTGGACGGATTGGTGCAAACCTCATCGA AAATCAAGATTGCTGGCAACTCGACCGAATTCGTGAACAAAATGCTCGAAAATATTCGGGCCGGCAACAACATTAGCATCGACACGGTGCTGGAGACCTTCTAA